Genomic window (Candidatus Methylomirabilota bacterium):
GCGCGCGCGACTACTGCCGCTACGTCACCTGGGGCGGACTGCTCGGGCTCGTTGCGAGCGTCGCCATGGGACTCGCGGTCAACCTGATCTCCGGCCCTCTGATCGACCTGGGGCCCGATCTCATCGGCGCGGCCGTCATCTTCCTCGCGGTGGGGCTGCTCAGCTGGCACAGCTGGTGGATGCGGCAGCACGCGCGGGCGATGACGGGCGAGGTCTACCGCCGGATCGAGGCCGCGCGCGCGAGCCGGCGTCTCTGGCTGGTGGGGCTCATCGCCTTCACCGGAGTCTTCCGTGAAGGCGCCGAGACCGTCCTCTTCCTCTGGGGCCTCATGGCCGAGGCGACGACCGGCTCAGGCTGGGGCAACGTGGCGGCGGGCGTCGCGGGCGTGGCGGCCGCGGCGGCGCTGGGCTGGCTCGTCTTTCGCGCCGGCCAGAAGCTGAGCCTGCGTCACTTCTTCGGCGCCACCACCGTGCTGATTCTCCTCTTGGCCGCCGGACTCCTGAGCACGGGCGTTGGCAAGCTCCAGGCCCTGGGCGTCCTGCCGATGGGCGCGGCGCTGTGGGACACCTCGTGGCTGCTCAGTGACCGGAGCGGGATCGGGAGCTTCCTCTCGGGCCTCGTCGGGTACCGCGCGCGCCCGTCCGGCGCGGAGGTCGCGGCATACGCCGTCTACGTGCTGGCGATGGGGACGCTACTCTTCCGCCCTCTCCGGCGCGCGGTGGCTGGGCGATGAGCGGACGGCCCGCCAAGCCCTTCGACTATCGAGTGCACGCCGGACTAGTCTGGGAGTTCCAGGCACGGTAGAATCGCCGCCCTGATGCGCCTGCTGCCGGACATGGTCGTCTCGGAAGGCCGCTGGTACGGCGACCATGTCATCACGGTCAGTGACGGCCGGATCGCCGGCGTGGCTCCGCTTACCCCGGGCGATGGGAAAGCCACACACATCACGCGCCTTCCCGGTAAGGCGCTCCTCCCCGGCACCGTCAACGCGCACTGCCACTCCTTCCAGTCGCTCCTGCGCGGGCTCGGCGATGACCTCGACTTCATGGCGTGGCGCGACCGCGTGCTCTACCCGTACTCGACGCGGCTCGACCGCGAGGGCATCTACCTGGGCGCCGCCTTCGCCTTCGCTGAGATGCTGCTCCACGGCGCGACGACCTGCGTGGACTTCTTCTACCTCCAGGACGAAGGGAACGACAACGCCGAGGCCGTGATCCAGGCGGCGCGGGACGTCGGCATCCGGCTGGTGCTGGCGCGCGCGATGTACGACTGGGAGGGAGCGCCGGCGCGCTACCGGGAGAAGCCGGCCGAGGCGGCCAGGCGCACCGCGGATCTGATCGCCAAGTACGCGACGGATCCGTTGGTCCGCGTGCAGCCGGCGCCCCACAGCCCCCACGGCGCATCGCCCGCCATGATCCGGGCCGGCTTCGAGGTCGCGCAGTCGGCCGACACGCCCTTCCACATCCACGTGGCGGAAGGACAGTACGAGGGGGAGCGGACGCTCAAGGAGCACGGCGCGACGCCCATTCGCTACCTCGACAAGCTCGGCGTCCTCGGTGAGCGCATGATCGGCGTCCACTGCGTCTGGCTGGACGACGAAGAGATCAGCCTCATGGGCGAGCGCCGCGCGGGGCTCGCCTACTGCCCGGGTTCCAACATGATCCTGGGAGACGGCATCACGCGGATCACGGAGATGCAGGACGCGGGAATCCTCATCGGCCTCGGCACGGACGGCGGCTGCACCAATAACCGCCTCAGCGTCTTCGAGGAGATGCGCATGGCCGCGCTGCTCCAGAAAGTGCGGCATCTCGACGGCACCCGGGTCCCCGCGGAGCGGGCGTTCCAGATGGGGACGCTCGACGGCGGCAGGCTCCTCGACCTACAGGTTGGCGACGTCAAACAAGGCATGCTGGCCGATTTCGTCGCCGTGGACCTCGGTCACCCGTCGCTCCACCCGCCCACGAACTTGCTCAAGAACGTCGTCTACGCCATGTCGCCGCAAGCCATCACCGACGTGTGGGTCCATGGGCGTCAGGTCGTGAAAGACCAGAGGCTCACCATGCTCGATCAGGACGCGCTCATGGAGCGGGTGAGAACGCTCACCCGGGGCTGGACCACGGAATGAGCGACCTGCTCGAGACGGTCGAGATCGAGACGGGCCGCGAGCCGCGCGCCGCCGTCATCTGGCTCCACGGCCTCGGCGCCGACGGCCACGACTTCGAGGCCATCGTCCCCGAGCTGGGGATGCCGGCAGCGGCGCCTGGAGTCCGATTCGTCTTCCCTCACGCCCCGCTCCAGCCCGTCACCATCAACGGCGGGGCCGTCATGCGGGCCTGGTACGACGTCACCGGTGACGGCCGCCAGGACGCGGCGGGCATTCGCTCGTCGCAGGCCCGCGTCGAAGCGCTCATCGCCCGCGAACGCGCGCGCGGCGTTACCGCGCGCTCCATCGTGCTCGCCGGCTTCTCCCAGGGCGGCGCGATCGCGCTCCAAAGCGGGCTTCGCCACCCGGAGCGCCTGGCGGGGATCCTGGCGCTCTCCACCTACCTCCCGCTCCCCGACACAGTGGCGAATGAGGCCCACGCGGCGAACCGCGACGTGCCGATCTTCATGAGCCACGGCATCCAGGATCCGGTGATCCCGCTCTCCTGGGCCACGCGGTCGCGCGACCACCTCGTAGCGCTCGGCTATGCAGTCGAGTGGCGCGAGCACCCGATGCCGCACGCGGTCTGCGCCGAAGAAATCGAGGACGTCGGCGCCTGGCTCCGAGTCGTCCTCGCCCCAGCCTAGAGGATCCGGCAGGCCTCCTCGAAAGACGGGCGCGGGTTGCGCGGGTGAAGCCGCGCCGGGTCACCGTAGCCCAAGTTACAGAGAAAATTCGACTTCCAGCGCCCGTCGGGGAAGAACTCGGCGTCGAGCTTCGCGTTGTCGAAGCCGGACATCGGCCCGCAGTCGAGACCCAGGGCGCGCGCGGCGATGATGAGGTATGCGCCCTGGACGCTGCCGTTCCTGAACGCCGTCGTACGCGCGAGCTCGGCATTCGCGGCGAAGCCCGAGCGCATATCGCGCTGAGGAAAGAGCTTCGGCAGCAGGTCGTGGAACTGGGTGTCGTAGGATACGATGGCCGTCGCGGGCGCCTTCATCGTCTTGTCGACATTGCCCTCGTTGAGGCAGGGCTTGAGCCGCGCCTTGGCCTCCGCCGACTTCACGAAGACCACGCGCATCGGGCAGCAGTTGGCGCTGGTCGGCCCCATCTTCGCCACGTCGTAGACCCGCCACAGCAGCTCGTCCGGCACCGGGCGCTCCTGCCAGGCTGTGTGGGTCCGCGCGTCCTCGAAGATCGCCTTCGTATCGGTCATGTCTCCCCCAGTCAGCAATCGGACGTTGGGTACAGTACGTAGCGGCGCTTGGTCGCGACATGGCGGAAGCCCATGGCCGCGTACATCGTTTGGGGCGTATCCCCGGCGTCGGCGACGATGACGACCGCGTTCGAGCCCCGCGCGCTGCAATCGGCCACGCAGCAGTGGATCAGGGCGGTGCCAAGGCCACGGTGGCGGTAGTCCGGCTCGACGAAGACGTCCTCCACCTGCCCGGCGCCGTCCACGCCGTCCCAGACGGAGGCCATGCCGCGCGCTTCTCCGTTCACGTAGGCGAGCCACTTGCGGACGGGCGGCGTCTTGAGCCGGGCAAGCCGGGCCAGGCGCTCTCCAACTTTGGGGAGCGGGTCGCGTCCGAGCTTGGCGC
Coding sequences:
- a CDS encoding FTR1 family protein, which produces MGATFIITLREAFEASLLLGIVYTYLNRIGARDYCRYVTWGGLLGLVASVAMGLAVNLISGPLIDLGPDLIGAAVIFLAVGLLSWHSWWMRQHARAMTGEVYRRIEAARASRRLWLVGLIAFTGVFREGAETVLFLWGLMAEATTGSGWGNVAAGVAGVAAAAALGWLVFRAGQKLSLRHFFGATTVLILLLAAGLLSTGVGKLQALGVLPMGAALWDTSWLLSDRSGIGSFLSGLVGYRARPSGAEVAAYAVYVLAMGTLLFRPLRRAVAGR
- a CDS encoding amidohydrolase, translating into MRLLPDMVVSEGRWYGDHVITVSDGRIAGVAPLTPGDGKATHITRLPGKALLPGTVNAHCHSFQSLLRGLGDDLDFMAWRDRVLYPYSTRLDREGIYLGAAFAFAEMLLHGATTCVDFFYLQDEGNDNAEAVIQAARDVGIRLVLARAMYDWEGAPARYREKPAEAARRTADLIAKYATDPLVRVQPAPHSPHGASPAMIRAGFEVAQSADTPFHIHVAEGQYEGERTLKEHGATPIRYLDKLGVLGERMIGVHCVWLDDEEISLMGERRAGLAYCPGSNMILGDGITRITEMQDAGILIGLGTDGGCTNNRLSVFEEMRMAALLQKVRHLDGTRVPAERAFQMGTLDGGRLLDLQVGDVKQGMLADFVAVDLGHPSLHPPTNLLKNVVYAMSPQAITDVWVHGRQVVKDQRLTMLDQDALMERVRTLTRGWTTE
- a CDS encoding malonic semialdehyde reductase, which produces MTDTKAIFEDARTHTAWQERPVPDELLWRVYDVAKMGPTSANCCPMRVVFVKSAEAKARLKPCLNEGNVDKTMKAPATAIVSYDTQFHDLLPKLFPQRDMRSGFAANAELARTTAFRNGSVQGAYLIIAARALGLDCGPMSGFDNAKLDAEFFPDGRWKSNFLCNLGYGDPARLHPRNPRPSFEEACRIL
- a CDS encoding alpha/beta hydrolase-fold protein — protein: MSDLLETVEIETGREPRAAVIWLHGLGADGHDFEAIVPELGMPAAAPGVRFVFPHAPLQPVTINGGAVMRAWYDVTGDGRQDAAGIRSSQARVEALIARERARGVTARSIVLAGFSQGGAIALQSGLRHPERLAGILALSTYLPLPDTVANEAHAANRDVPIFMSHGIQDPVIPLSWATRSRDHLVALGYAVEWREHPMPHAVCAEEIEDVGAWLRVVLAPA